Proteins encoded by one window of Rubrobacter indicoceani:
- a CDS encoding P1 family peptidase produces MRSGPLDNLCDVPGIKVGHATDPVGITGCTAVLFEGPAGSGATVGVDVRGSSPGTRETARLAPMASVNDTHAVLLTGGSAFGLAAADGVVKFLEEKGTGLDVGVARIPLVSAAVIFDLMCGSPDARPDAAMGYEAAGNASSSGFDQGGVGAGTGATVGKILGPAHAMKGGVGSASFVFGEDSGDLMVAALAVVNAFGDVRENGETIAGPRLEDGTVGETLRLLPRAAERLTWGDNDGRNTTLALVATNARLSKLQMTKVAQMAHDGLARVINPVHATVDGDVVFAAALGDVPAATDVVGAWAAEALTKSVLRAVRSARSVGGVPGLRDT; encoded by the coding sequence GTGCGCTCCGGCCCGCTCGACAACCTCTGCGACGTACCGGGCATAAAGGTCGGCCACGCTACGGACCCCGTCGGGATAACGGGCTGCACCGCCGTTCTCTTTGAAGGCCCGGCCGGCTCCGGCGCTACGGTCGGGGTGGACGTGCGCGGTTCCTCGCCCGGAACCCGCGAAACGGCCCGGCTGGCTCCGATGGCGAGCGTCAACGACACCCACGCCGTTCTTCTGACGGGCGGCAGCGCCTTCGGGCTCGCCGCAGCGGACGGGGTGGTGAAGTTCCTGGAAGAGAAGGGAACCGGGCTCGACGTGGGCGTTGCAAGGATACCGCTTGTCTCGGCGGCCGTGATCTTTGACCTGATGTGCGGCTCCCCCGACGCCCGACCCGACGCGGCGATGGGCTACGAAGCCGCCGGAAACGCTTCGTCTTCCGGCTTCGACCAGGGCGGTGTCGGAGCCGGAACGGGTGCCACGGTCGGCAAGATACTCGGCCCGGCTCACGCCATGAAGGGCGGCGTCGGGAGCGCGTCTTTTGTCTTTGGTGAGGATTCGGGCGACCTCATGGTCGCCGCACTCGCTGTCGTGAACGCTTTCGGAGACGTCCGCGAGAACGGCGAAACGATAGCCGGACCCCGCCTCGAAGACGGCACGGTGGGCGAGACCCTGCGGCTTCTGCCGCGGGCCGCAGAACGCCTGACGTGGGGCGACAACGACGGCAGGAATACCACCCTCGCCCTCGTGGCAACCAACGCCCGCCTGAGCAAGCTCCAGATGACAAAGGTCGCTCAGATGGCCCACGACGGCCTTGCCCGCGTCATAAACCCCGTTCACGCCACCGTTGACGGCGACGTGGTCTTCGCCGCGGCCCTCGGAGATGTTCCCGCCGCGACCGATGTGGTCGGCGCTTGGGCCGCCGAAGCGTTAACAAAGTCCGTGCTGCGAGCCGTCCGCTCTGCGAGGTCGGTCGGAGGGGTCCCCGGTCTTCGGGACACTTGA
- the ricT gene encoding regulatory iron-sulfur-containing complex subunit RicT, whose translation MVDTEVGLYVGRVALTPRRREAYMQPLDIIRLASDEDRWREDGNRDFGREVRLEAEKLARDHRVKDVRFIGCDVSLDGSYVEVKYESEKDSDLRRVTGGLKRKYDLNVRLTRFNFLERAADTGGCDSCGLPLCCAVWSGARKMGPVNVRLARQQGVTPNEKIMGSCGEVKCCMRYEHDAYKEFKERAPFKNTDVKVDGRDGKVVDYSMVKDSVFVKFGPKRSDTELITLNALALENENIVPADINDEPETDEPTAEEPETPPDEN comes from the coding sequence GTGGTGGACACGGAGGTCGGCCTCTACGTCGGGCGCGTTGCCCTTACCCCGCGCCGCCGCGAGGCTTACATGCAGCCCCTCGACATCATCCGTCTGGCAAGCGATGAGGACCGGTGGCGCGAGGATGGCAACCGGGACTTCGGACGCGAAGTACGCCTCGAAGCCGAGAAGCTCGCCCGCGACCACCGCGTCAAGGACGTGCGGTTTATCGGCTGCGATGTCTCGCTCGACGGCTCTTACGTGGAGGTGAAGTACGAGTCCGAAAAGGACTCGGACCTCCGGCGCGTAACGGGTGGCCTGAAGCGGAAGTACGACCTGAACGTCCGCCTGACGCGCTTCAACTTCCTTGAGCGGGCGGCAGATACGGGCGGCTGCGACTCGTGCGGCCTGCCGCTCTGCTGCGCGGTCTGGAGCGGGGCGAGAAAGATGGGTCCGGTAAACGTCCGGCTCGCCAGACAGCAGGGCGTAACGCCGAACGAGAAGATAATGGGCAGCTGCGGTGAGGTGAAATGCTGTATGCGCTACGAGCACGATGCCTACAAGGAGTTCAAGGAGCGCGCCCCTTTCAAAAACACCGACGTGAAGGTGGACGGCCGCGACGGCAAGGTCGTTGACTACTCGATGGTCAAGGACTCCGTTTTCGTTAAGTTCGGCCCGAAACGCTCCGACACCGAACTTATCACCCTGAACGCCCTCGCCCTCGAAAACGAGAACATCGTTCCGGCCGATATCAACGACGAACCGGAGACGGACGAACCGACCGCGGAAGAGCCGGAAACCCCGCCGGACGAGAACTAG
- the tmk gene encoding dTMP kinase, whose protein sequence is MRGAFVTIEGLDFSGKSTLVRHLKELLPEGTYFTREPGGTVAAERIRELVLDPEVEMDSLTEAYLYAAARADHVRRVILPRLEAGESVVCERYLDSSLAYQGAGRDLGVEEVRSLNAFAVRRAGPDRTFYLKLDAAERERRAGKRGEPDRLERAGRDFMARAEAAFDRLAGLEPERITVLDATLPPDDLAARIAACLGNHRKER, encoded by the coding sequence TTGCGCGGAGCCTTCGTCACCATCGAGGGGCTGGACTTCTCCGGGAAGAGCACGCTTGTCCGTCACCTGAAAGAACTTCTTCCCGAAGGCACGTATTTCACCCGCGAACCGGGCGGAACGGTCGCGGCGGAGCGAATCCGCGAGCTTGTCCTTGACCCCGAGGTGGAGATGGACAGCCTCACGGAGGCGTATCTCTACGCGGCTGCAAGAGCCGATCACGTCCGGCGCGTGATCCTGCCCCGGCTCGAAGCGGGGGAGAGCGTAGTCTGTGAGCGCTACCTCGATTCCAGCCTCGCCTATCAGGGTGCGGGTCGCGACCTCGGGGTGGAAGAAGTCCGGAGCCTCAACGCCTTCGCCGTGCGCCGCGCCGGGCCGGACAGGACTTTCTACCTCAAGCTCGACGCGGCGGAGCGCGAGCGAAGGGCCGGGAAGCGCGGCGAGCCGGACCGGCTGGAGCGGGCCGGACGGGACTTCATGGCCCGCGCGGAGGCCGCTTTCGACAGGCTTGCGGGCCTTGAGCCGGAGCGCATCACCGTGCTGGACGCGACGCTTCCGCCGGACGACCTCGCCGCCCGGATAGCCGCCTGCCTCGGAAACCACCGGAAAGAACGCTGA
- a CDS encoding amidohydrolase family protein, which translates to MYQKDGEKYFVVDGHVHFWTAGPENWRNVHGQQFIECFYDYHAALSPEEQKWTFDEFHTLSEDGIIKDLFTNGYADKAILQPTHLTDFYKEGFNTTTRVNELALKHPDKFIANGAYDPRDGEAGLADFERMHEKYNFKGVKLYTAEWKGDSKGWDLRDESSRRYLDKVRELGIKNVHLHKGPTIRPLNKDAFNVDDVDDVASDYTDLNFIVEHVGLPRLEDFCWIATQEPNVYGGLAVAIPFIHTRPKYFAQIMGELLYWIGEDRITFASDYGIWTPGWLIERFVDFQIPESMQDEYGTISTDAKKKILGLNMAGLYDIEVPEDLRIPEGEDEGILLTEGATTN; encoded by the coding sequence ATGTACCAGAAAGATGGCGAGAAGTATTTCGTGGTGGACGGTCACGTCCATTTCTGGACGGCGGGACCGGAGAACTGGCGCAACGTGCATGGTCAGCAATTTATAGAGTGTTTCTATGACTATCACGCCGCGCTCAGCCCGGAGGAGCAGAAGTGGACCTTCGACGAGTTCCACACGCTGAGCGAAGACGGCATCATCAAGGACCTCTTCACGAACGGCTACGCGGACAAAGCGATACTTCAGCCGACGCACCTGACGGACTTCTACAAAGAAGGTTTCAACACCACGACCCGGGTCAACGAGCTTGCGCTGAAGCACCCGGACAAGTTCATCGCCAACGGCGCGTATGATCCACGCGACGGCGAAGCGGGTCTTGCCGACTTCGAGCGGATGCACGAAAAGTACAACTTCAAGGGCGTGAAGCTCTACACCGCAGAGTGGAAGGGCGACTCCAAGGGCTGGGATCTTCGCGACGAGTCCTCGCGGCGTTACCTCGACAAGGTTCGGGAGCTTGGCATAAAGAACGTCCACCTGCACAAGGGGCCAACGATCCGCCCGCTCAACAAGGACGCCTTCAACGTAGACGACGTTGACGACGTGGCAAGCGACTACACCGACCTGAACTTCATCGTCGAGCACGTCGGGCTTCCGAGGCTCGAGGACTTCTGCTGGATCGCAACCCAAGAGCCGAACGTCTACGGCGGGCTCGCGGTCGCAATACCGTTTATCCACACCCGCCCGAAGTACTTTGCGCAGATCATGGGCGAGCTTCTGTACTGGATCGGCGAGGACCGCATAACCTTCGCGAGCGACTACGGCATCTGGACGCCGGGCTGGCTTATAGAGAGGTTCGTGGACTTCCAGATCCCGGAGAGCATGCAGGACGAGTACGGCACCATCTCGACCGATGCGAAAAAGAAGATCCTCGGCCTCAACATGGCCGGGCTCTACGACATCGAAGTGCCGGAGGACCTCCGCATCCCCGAGGGCGAGGATGAAGGCATCCTGCTCACCGAAGGCGCGACGACGAACTAG
- a CDS encoding ATP-binding protein: MDSTQTSPFAGIAGNEPALRFLARAADSGSSHAYLFHGPSGVGKRTVARLFGARLVSGGDDSAERRARNGNHPDLSEIPPEGNFTTIEQIREVVRLASSRPFEGARRVIVLDADSFRAEAANALLKTLEEPDGETVFVLLSSSLSGVMPTIVSRAQPVRFDRVPERQIKELLASRGVGEPEVAAALGRGSIGLALRYAGEVGMRDLREVVFRAGMSAGEDFEGRHAIVSEVIERVEAVGKEREKAVLDSAEEPDKRVRDRAKRVGRAARDHAYREALDLLAVLYRDAGVTQAGAEELVANVDRVEDIRLLVDRHPDADWAGAALSLEEARAGLTYNVSPEAMLEVALSRTRRRILGRSRG; the protein is encoded by the coding sequence GTGGACAGCACACAGACATCACCGTTCGCCGGGATCGCAGGCAACGAGCCCGCGCTGCGGTTCCTTGCGCGGGCTGCGGACTCCGGCTCTTCGCACGCCTACCTCTTTCACGGCCCTTCCGGGGTCGGGAAGCGCACCGTGGCGCGGCTCTTCGGGGCGCGGCTCGTCTCCGGCGGGGACGATTCGGCGGAGAGGCGGGCGCGCAACGGCAACCACCCCGACCTCTCGGAGATCCCACCCGAAGGAAACTTCACCACGATAGAGCAGATCCGCGAGGTCGTGCGCCTGGCGTCGAGCCGCCCGTTTGAAGGGGCACGACGTGTTATCGTCCTCGACGCGGACTCGTTTCGAGCAGAGGCGGCGAACGCCCTTTTAAAGACGCTCGAAGAGCCGGACGGCGAGACGGTCTTCGTGCTACTCTCCTCGTCGCTCTCGGGGGTGATGCCGACCATCGTCTCCCGCGCCCAGCCGGTGCGCTTCGATCGCGTCCCCGAACGACAGATAAAGGAGCTCCTCGCCTCGCGCGGCGTAGGCGAGCCGGAGGTCGCAGCGGCGCTCGGGCGCGGGAGCATAGGACTTGCCCTGCGCTACGCCGGGGAGGTGGGGATGCGGGATCTCCGCGAGGTGGTCTTTCGCGCCGGGATGTCCGCCGGGGAGGACTTCGAGGGACGACACGCCATCGTCTCCGAGGTTATAGAGCGCGTCGAGGCCGTCGGGAAGGAACGCGAAAAAGCCGTACTTGACTCCGCAGAGGAACCGGACAAACGGGTTCGGGACCGGGCGAAGCGGGTCGGGCGCGCCGCGCGAGATCACGCCTACCGCGAAGCCCTCGACCTGCTCGCCGTCCTTTACCGCGACGCAGGGGTCACGCAGGCCGGAGCGGAGGAGCTCGTCGCCAACGTAGACCGCGTAGAGGACATCCGGCTGCTTGTAGACCGCCATCCCGACGCGGACTGGGCGGGGGCCGCGCTGTCGCTCGAGGAAGCTCGCGCCGGGCTTACGTATAATGTCTCCCCGGAGGCCATGCTGGAGGTAGCTTTATCACGGACGCGCAGACGGATACTCGGACGCTCCCGAGGCTAG
- a CDS encoding LPXTG cell wall anchor domain-containing protein has product MAKSSVVLSMLFTLCMLWAVSPALAQEDPFGSQYSPPPTAPPSDPCGEASGSGNANCEEPPEAVASGSEDNASGDADDGSIVISEPDGPVVDLLPTTGGIPVAAAALLGGSALLGAGVVAVRRR; this is encoded by the coding sequence ATGGCGAAGTCGTCCGTAGTCCTGTCCATGCTTTTTACGCTATGCATGCTCTGGGCCGTCTCCCCGGCCCTGGCTCAGGAAGACCCCTTCGGCTCTCAGTACAGCCCTCCCCCGACCGCTCCGCCTTCAGACCCCTGCGGCGAGGCTTCCGGCTCAGGCAACGCCAACTGCGAGGAGCCGCCGGAAGCAGTTGCTTCCGGCTCCGAAGATAACGCCAGCGGGGACGCCGATGACGGCTCTATAGTGATCTCCGAACCTGACGGCCCGGTCGTGGACCTTTTGCCGACGACGGGCGGTATACCGGTTGCAGCGGCGGCCCTGCTCGGTGGTTCGGCGCTGCTCGGTGCCGGGGTGGTGGCCGTTCGTCGGCGCTAG
- a CDS encoding O-antigen ligase family protein, with protein MYKLTRSGSFRRKIAGVGMVCVAGMNAWLGYSFGGYYIGDWGLFAFLVVVLFLVSVGLGFLGGMRSRVAVAATTLFLGYTAWTFLSILWSANRGDAWYGSSLTLVYLIVFWVAATLAAVGLSRRLALAALSIGPGVVALLTVPMLASGATENGNFFLDGRLMGPAGYFNAQAAFLLVSFWSGIYVAGSRRVNPLLRGLSLSSTVVCLEVAILTQSRGTAVAFAASLLVFFLFSGRRLRGLLAFAPVAGCAVFAFSDLNEVYLQLRLSETVTGAGLDAIDRAGTVILASAVAAALYGLAWGFLERSWRPTASLTQAAGVVCLSAVALFSVALFFVAVDRVGSPVDFVQERWVAFKANDTSGQDESRYLSASGSGRYVLWEVAWRDFTENPVAGVGTHNYESTYYQYRTGVSGWVRQPHSLGLEVLSERGVIGGLFFFGFLATCVGSGLHKRFSQLNPEGKGQVGAMLACLTYWFVHSSAEWFWQIPAITVPAIVYLAMLVVPWSRPRSEEDVFRPLDRPLRLAGVGISALALIAISPLFVSSYYQQKAGAENNPWVSLGYLERAQTFDPLNPALAREEGDTAYSIGDIPRASESYARAVALNPDHYANYSVLGGFHERLGDPERALELYRRAEELNPLDEEIRQAAERARAEVEARQNVSLR; from the coding sequence TTGTACAAGCTGACGCGCTCCGGTTCCTTCAGGCGGAAGATCGCGGGCGTCGGCATGGTCTGCGTGGCCGGGATGAACGCCTGGCTCGGGTATTCGTTCGGCGGGTACTACATCGGAGACTGGGGGCTTTTCGCCTTTCTGGTAGTGGTGCTTTTCCTGGTTTCGGTCGGGCTCGGCTTTCTTGGGGGCATGCGCTCCCGGGTGGCGGTGGCGGCAACGACCCTGTTTCTGGGCTACACGGCGTGGACCTTTCTCTCCATCCTGTGGTCGGCGAATCGGGGCGACGCCTGGTACGGCTCCTCCTTGACGCTGGTTTATCTGATCGTCTTCTGGGTCGCCGCGACGCTCGCCGCCGTGGGTCTTTCCCGAAGGCTGGCCCTTGCCGCGCTCTCTATCGGCCCCGGCGTGGTCGCCCTGCTTACCGTCCCGATGCTTGCTTCGGGCGCTACGGAGAACGGCAACTTCTTTCTTGACGGTCGCCTTATGGGCCCGGCGGGATACTTCAACGCTCAGGCGGCGTTTCTACTGGTTTCGTTCTGGTCAGGGATCTACGTCGCGGGGTCCCGGCGGGTCAACCCGCTTCTCAGGGGACTGTCCCTTTCAAGCACGGTCGTGTGCCTTGAAGTCGCCATCCTTACCCAGTCTCGCGGTACGGCGGTGGCTTTCGCCGCGTCTCTTTTAGTCTTTTTCCTTTTCTCCGGCAGGCGGCTCAGGGGGCTTCTTGCCTTTGCTCCGGTGGCGGGATGCGCGGTCTTTGCCTTCTCCGATCTGAACGAGGTCTACCTGCAGCTCCGGTTGTCGGAAACCGTTACGGGAGCGGGCCTCGATGCGATAGACCGGGCCGGAACCGTGATCCTGGCCTCGGCGGTGGCCGCCGCTCTGTATGGTCTTGCGTGGGGTTTTCTGGAGCGCTCCTGGCGTCCGACCGCGTCCCTCACGCAAGCCGCAGGGGTCGTCTGCCTCTCGGCGGTCGCGCTGTTCTCTGTTGCGCTCTTCTTTGTCGCCGTGGACCGGGTCGGCTCCCCGGTGGACTTTGTGCAGGAGAGGTGGGTCGCCTTCAAGGCAAACGACACCTCCGGGCAGGACGAGAGCCGCTACCTCAGCGCGAGCGGCTCCGGTCGCTACGTACTCTGGGAGGTTGCGTGGCGGGACTTTACGGAGAACCCCGTCGCCGGGGTCGGCACCCACAACTACGAGTCAACCTACTACCAGTACCGGACCGGCGTCTCCGGCTGGGTCAGGCAGCCGCACTCCCTCGGGCTGGAGGTTCTCTCGGAACGGGGGGTGATCGGCGGCCTCTTCTTTTTCGGTTTCCTGGCGACCTGCGTCGGTTCGGGCCTCCATAAAAGGTTCAGCCAGCTCAACCCCGAAGGCAAGGGGCAGGTCGGCGCGATGCTGGCGTGCCTGACCTACTGGTTTGTACATTCGAGCGCCGAGTGGTTCTGGCAGATACCGGCGATCACCGTCCCGGCCATCGTTTACCTTGCGATGCTTGTCGTTCCCTGGTCGCGTCCGAGAAGCGAGGAGGACGTGTTCCGGCCGCTGGACCGTCCCTTGAGGCTTGCGGGGGTGGGCATATCCGCCCTGGCGCTTATCGCCATCTCGCCGCTGTTCGTGTCGAGCTACTACCAGCAGAAGGCCGGGGCGGAGAACAACCCGTGGGTCTCCCTCGGGTACCTGGAGCGGGCACAGACCTTTGATCCGTTGAACCCGGCGCTGGCCCGGGAGGAGGGTGATACGGCCTACAGCATCGGTGATATTCCCCGGGCCTCCGAGTCGTACGCAAGGGCGGTGGCCCTGAACCCGGATCACTACGCCAACTACTCGGTGCTGGGTGGCTTCCACGAAAGGCTCGGAGACCCGGAACGGGCGCTGGAACTGTACCGCCGAGCCGAGGAGTTGAACCCACTGGACGAGGAGATCCGCCAGGCTGCCGAACGGGCTCGGGCCGAGGTGGAAGCCCGGCAGAACGTCTCGCTCCGGTAG
- a CDS encoding NAD(P)-dependent alcohol dehydrogenase: MKAARIHKYDESVPVGSLVVEEVAEPKIEHPLDVIVRIGAAGLCRTDIHVVEGQWQPIQDVEYKLLPYIPGHENAGWVEEIGSGVSNVAVGDTVICHPLMTCGLCRACRAGNDMHCENGAFPGISQDGGFADLLKTNARAVVKLDPVLKPVEIAALADAGLTAYHAVKKALPVLYPGTKAVMIGAGGLGHIGIQSLKAMSPAEIIVLDPSEEALALAREIGADQIVKVGDNHVDTVMEMTNGNGAEVVFDFVGERGAQVDAWNMTRPGGSHYVIGYGGVTEVPTIDIISTERNIVGNLVGTYNDLAELMTLTAEGKVKLHTATYPLDAADEAMQDLNNGKLRGRGILVPDGADAA; the protein is encoded by the coding sequence ATGAAGGCAGCGAGGATACACAAGTACGATGAAAGCGTGCCAGTGGGCAGCCTGGTGGTAGAGGAAGTAGCGGAGCCGAAGATCGAGCACCCGCTCGACGTGATCGTTCGCATCGGGGCGGCGGGACTGTGCCGGACGGACATACACGTAGTAGAGGGTCAGTGGCAGCCGATTCAGGACGTGGAGTACAAGCTCCTCCCCTACATCCCCGGCCACGAGAACGCCGGGTGGGTCGAGGAGATCGGCTCGGGCGTCTCGAACGTCGCGGTGGGCGATACCGTGATCTGTCACCCGCTTATGACGTGCGGGCTGTGCCGGGCGTGTCGGGCCGGTAACGACATGCACTGTGAGAACGGGGCGTTCCCCGGCATCTCGCAGGACGGCGGGTTCGCGGACCTGCTGAAGACAAACGCCCGGGCGGTCGTGAAGCTCGACCCGGTTCTCAAGCCGGTCGAGATCGCGGCACTCGCCGACGCCGGTCTGACGGCTTACCATGCGGTGAAGAAGGCGCTTCCGGTGCTTTATCCGGGTACGAAGGCCGTTATGATCGGGGCCGGCGGGCTCGGGCACATCGGCATCCAGTCCCTGAAGGCGATGAGCCCGGCGGAGATAATCGTCCTTGACCCGTCGGAGGAGGCGCTCGCTCTTGCAAGGGAGATCGGCGCGGATCAGATCGTCAAGGTCGGCGACAACCACGTAGATACGGTTATGGAGATGACGAACGGCAACGGTGCGGAGGTTGTCTTTGACTTTGTAGGGGAGCGTGGCGCGCAGGTGGACGCGTGGAACATGACCCGCCCCGGCGGCTCGCACTACGTTATAGGCTACGGCGGCGTCACCGAAGTCCCGACGATAGACATAATCTCGACCGAGCGGAACATCGTCGGCAACCTCGTCGGCACCTACAACGACCTCGCCGAGCTTATGACCCTCACCGCCGAGGGCAAGGTGAAGCTCCACACCGCAACCTATCCCCTCGACGCCGCCGACGAGGCCATGCAGGACCTCAACAACGGCAAACTTCGCGGCCGCGGAATCCTCGTCCCCGACGGAGCCGACGCAGCGTAA
- a CDS encoding glycerol dehydrogenase, giving the protein MVFAAPGRYVQGRGAIGKLTEELENLGAAKPLVLCDPVAEGVMPAGSLDVPGAVRVRFGGECSPGEIERVAKEARDQNADAVVGVGGGKTLDTAKSVAHPAGLPLVIVPTIASTDAPTSAVSVVYEDDGAFKEYRFFGKNPNVVLVDTAIIASAPVRFLVAGIGDGLSTFFEADTSSKTKKAAMAGGPPLSAALAIARLCYDTLLEHGLTARLAVEKNVVNPAVEKVVEANTLLSGLGFESGGLAAAHSIHNGLTALEETHHYWHGEKVAFGVLAMLVLEGRPAEVIEEYVDFCLTVGLPVTLSDIGLDGAGREDLEKVAALACIEGETIHNEPFPVYPEMVVDAMISADAFGADRRSFVEGESRLPAVAE; this is encoded by the coding sequence ATGGTCTTTGCCGCGCCGGGGCGCTACGTGCAGGGGCGGGGTGCGATCGGGAAGCTCACTGAGGAACTGGAGAACCTCGGGGCAGCGAAGCCACTCGTTCTCTGCGATCCGGTCGCCGAGGGGGTTATGCCGGCGGGTTCGCTCGACGTTCCCGGGGCGGTGCGGGTCCGGTTCGGCGGCGAGTGTTCGCCCGGTGAGATAGAGCGGGTAGCGAAGGAGGCGAGGGACCAGAACGCCGATGCGGTGGTCGGGGTCGGTGGCGGAAAGACGCTGGATACAGCGAAGTCCGTGGCACATCCGGCTGGGCTTCCCCTGGTCATCGTCCCGACGATAGCCTCGACCGACGCCCCGACGAGCGCGGTCTCGGTTGTCTACGAAGACGACGGGGCTTTCAAGGAGTACCGCTTCTTCGGCAAGAACCCGAACGTCGTGCTCGTGGACACCGCCATCATCGCGAGCGCCCCCGTCAGGTTTCTTGTAGCCGGCATCGGAGACGGGCTCTCGACCTTCTTTGAAGCCGACACCTCATCGAAAACCAAAAAGGCCGCGATGGCCGGCGGGCCACCGCTTTCGGCGGCGCTGGCGATCGCCCGCCTCTGTTACGACACCCTTCTTGAACACGGCCTCACCGCCCGACTCGCGGTGGAGAAAAACGTTGTAAACCCGGCGGTCGAGAAGGTCGTCGAGGCGAATACGCTTCTCTCGGGACTCGGCTTCGAGTCCGGCGGTCTTGCGGCGGCGCACTCCATCCACAACGGTCTGACCGCTCTGGAAGAAACCCACCATTACTGGCACGGTGAGAAAGTCGCCTTCGGGGTGCTTGCGATGCTGGTCCTTGAGGGGCGGCCCGCCGAGGTGATAGAGGAATACGTGGACTTCTGCCTCACGGTCGGGCTTCCGGTTACGCTCTCGGACATCGGCCTCGACGGCGCGGGCCGCGAAGACCTTGAGAAAGTCGCCGCGCTTGCCTGTATAGAGGGCGAGACCATCCATAACGAACCCTTCCCGGTCTACCCGGAGATGGTCGTCGACGCGATGATCTCCGCCGATGCTTTCGGAGCGGACCGGCGGTCTTTCGTCGAGGGTGAATCACGCCTCCCCGCCGTCGCCGAGTAG
- a CDS encoding iron-sulfur cluster assembly protein gives MTITKERVLGVLAGVRDPELDEPVTTLGFISDVTVEESDVSVTLRLPTFFCSPNFAYIMAEDSKKLLSALPEVGNVRVHLENFHVGEEIEAGLESDAGFDATFSEFSETSGEDLTELRGIFKRKAFIRRQEMLCRELLRSGATPMELAHLTLGEVPPSEEREVYLDRRAELGFDTADGSPLLLSMYGATIPEDAVVMHLKNAKLTRISVEGNGMFCQELLKVRYSKERERLGASS, from the coding sequence ATGACGATCACCAAAGAGAGAGTCCTGGGCGTCCTTGCGGGCGTCCGGGACCCGGAACTTGACGAGCCGGTAACGACGCTCGGCTTTATCTCCGACGTTACGGTCGAGGAATCGGACGTCTCGGTTACGCTCCGGCTCCCGACGTTCTTCTGTTCCCCGAACTTCGCCTACATCATGGCCGAGGACTCGAAGAAGCTTCTCTCCGCCTTGCCGGAGGTCGGGAACGTTCGCGTGCATCTGGAGAACTTCCACGTCGGGGAGGAGATAGAAGCCGGTCTCGAGTCGGACGCGGGCTTCGACGCAACCTTCAGTGAGTTCAGCGAGACAAGCGGTGAAGACCTGACGGAGCTGCGCGGCATCTTCAAGCGAAAGGCGTTTATCCGCCGCCAGGAGATGCTCTGCCGCGAGCTTCTGCGCTCCGGTGCGACCCCGATGGAGCTTGCGCACCTGACCCTTGGCGAGGTACCACCCTCCGAAGAGCGCGAAGTCTACCTCGACCGCCGGGCCGAACTCGGCTTCGACACCGCGGACGGCTCGCCGCTGCTGCTCTCGATGTACGGCGCGACCATCCCGGAGGACGCGGTCGTGATGCACCTGAAGAACGCCAAGCTCACGCGCATCAGCGTCGAGGGCAATGGTATGTTCTGCCAGGAACTGCTCAAGGTCCGCTACTCAAAGGAACGGGAACGCCTCGGGGCGAGCTCCTGA
- a CDS encoding response regulator transcription factor — translation MGGPKEREYIGSVWLLCPYPVLTRGLSGVLSEIASVKTTEAIPEDDDLCCILLCATSAGETGERVRYVRSLSTGVPVVVFGLSSSLPVVRAALRAGARGFVHGEMGASQILRAISIASKGEVVVPRDLIRDIVAEDETEDLESLTPRQLEILRLVSEGMTNAQIGARLYLSESTVKQHLRSAFKTLRVSNRTEAARLVRGKI, via the coding sequence GTGGGCGGTCCAAAGGAGCGGGAGTACATCGGCTCCGTGTGGCTTTTGTGTCCCTATCCGGTTCTCACCCGGGGGCTTTCCGGGGTTCTGTCGGAGATCGCCTCCGTAAAGACAACGGAGGCGATCCCCGAGGATGACGACCTCTGCTGTATCCTGCTCTGCGCCACAAGCGCGGGGGAGACCGGGGAGCGGGTCCGGTACGTGCGAAGCCTGAGCACCGGGGTTCCGGTCGTAGTCTTCGGGCTCTCCAGCAGCCTCCCGGTGGTTCGGGCCGCGCTCCGGGCCGGAGCGCGAGGTTTCGTTCACGGTGAGATGGGGGCTTCGCAGATCCTCCGGGCTATCTCCATCGCCTCGAAGGGAGAGGTGGTGGTGCCGAGGGACCTTATCCGCGACATCGTCGCCGAGGACGAGACGGAGGACCTCGAAAGCCTCACCCCGAGGCAGCTCGAGATCCTCCGCCTCGTCTCCGAGGGGATGACAAACGCCCAGATAGGGGCCAGACTCTACCTTTCGGAATCAACCGTCAAACAACACCTCCGCTCGGCCTTCAAGACGCTCAGGGTGAGCAACCGCACCGAAGCCGCCCGGCTGGTGCGAGGGAAGATCTAA